A single genomic interval of Candidatus Wallbacteria bacterium harbors:
- a CDS encoding DJ-1/PfpI family protein, whose protein sequence is MLAGKKIAVLLENRFIDHEIIYYSHRFAEEDISVDFLTRLWGQQSLTFKGLELGMQMTVNKSFEGISDAELKAYSAVIMPAGMVADMLRYAEKPGDLAPAVLFMKRAMAEKSILKATLCHGLWIFDPIPVIIKGRKVTCHNNIIGSVKNAGAVYVDQDIVIDNDLVTARTGGMFARFAHTIIGELNKKRR, encoded by the coding sequence ATGCTCGCTGGAAAAAAAATAGCTGTTTTACTCGAAAACCGGTTTATTGATCATGAAATAATTTATTATTCCCACCGTTTTGCTGAAGAGGACATCTCAGTCGATTTCCTGACCAGGCTCTGGGGTCAGCAGAGCCTTACTTTCAAAGGACTTGAGCTGGGAATGCAGATGACGGTAAACAAGAGCTTTGAAGGGATCAGCGATGCTGAACTGAAAGCATATTCAGCAGTAATCATGCCTGCCGGGATGGTGGCAGACATGCTGAGATACGCGGAAAAACCAGGGGATCTCGCACCTGCGGTCCTGTTCATGAAAAGGGCGATGGCTGAAAAATCGATTCTCAAGGCTACGCTCTGCCACGGGCTCTGGATTTTCGATCCAATCCCTGTTATAATCAAAGGCAGGAAAGTCACCTGCCACAATAATATTATCGGAAGCGTGAAAAATGCCGGAGCCGTCTATGTCGATCAGGATATAGTGATTGACAACGATCTGGTCACTGCTCGTACAGGCGGGATGTTTGCCAGGTTCGCCCACACCATCATCGGAGAGCTGAACAAGAAAAGAAGATAA
- a CDS encoding ATP-binding protein — MQNKTFPAVMDLLEPMMEFIRSEAVRQGFSKKDVDQINLACEEIAVNVINYAYPGAEGKLEISLGENDDGMIITVSDSGIAYDPLKREDPDIALPVEERPIGGLGIFMVKRIMEEVRYARENDRNVLTMVKHKKVNSE; from the coding sequence ATGCAGAATAAAACCTTTCCTGCTGTGATGGACTTGCTGGAGCCGATGATGGAATTCATCCGCAGCGAAGCAGTCAGACAGGGATTCAGCAAAAAGGATGTAGACCAGATCAATCTGGCCTGCGAAGAAATTGCGGTGAATGTGATCAATTACGCCTATCCAGGGGCTGAAGGCAAGCTTGAGATTTCACTTGGTGAAAACGATGATGGGATGATCATTACAGTCAGCGACAGCGGAATTGCTTACGACCCTCTTAAAAGAGAGGACCCGGACATCGCTTTGCCTGTGGAGGAGCGCCCGATCGGGGGTTTAGGCATATTCATGGTCAAACGGATCATGGAAGAAGTGCGTTATGCAAGAGAAAATGACAGGAACGTGCTTACTATGGTCAAACATAAAAAGGTGAATAGTGAATAG
- a CDS encoding STAS domain-containing protein yields MAENFTVDFKGGVAKITLSGRLDTTKAPALTEELKKMIGQPVSRIVFFAKDLEYIASSGLRAIVFAKQKIGKDTKVYLIGAHDEIKDVIKMTGFDNFLITQDTYEDATNS; encoded by the coding sequence ATGGCTGAAAATTTCACAGTCGATTTCAAAGGCGGAGTCGCAAAAATCACTTTGTCCGGCCGCCTGGACACCACCAAGGCCCCTGCCTTGACCGAAGAGCTGAAAAAAATGATCGGACAGCCTGTTTCCAGAATTGTTTTTTTCGCCAAAGACCTTGAATACATCGCAAGTTCAGGATTAAGAGCGATTGTCTTTGCCAAGCAGAAAATCGGCAAGGATACCAAGGTCTATCTGATCGGCGCTCACGATGAAATCAAAGATGTGATCAAGATGACAGGATTCGATAATTTCCTGATCACCCAGGATACTTACGAGGACGCCACAAATTCCTGA
- the glgX gene encoding glycogen debranching protein GlgX, giving the protein MDRIDIFPTDTWGDFRLRPGKPMPFGATIVPGGVNFSVYSTGAYSCELVLFKKHEPKPHAIIPFPDKYRIGHVFAMIVFDLDYEEYEYAYRMDGPFEPSSGHRFDKTKFLMDPYAAMIGERDVWGTEPDWSNQYQHRARIVQDDFDWEGDSPKEIPMEELLIYEMHVRGFTRHESSGLKYPGTYAAIREKIPYLKKLGVNCLELMPIHEFDEFENCRKTADGRRLLNYWGYSNVGFFAPKAGYAATGKYGMQVDELKTMIKDLHKNGIEVILDVVFNHTAEGNENGPYISYKGIDNKTYYILTPDGHYYNFSGCGNTLNCNHPVVRNMILDCLRYWVVEYHVDGFRFDLAAILGRDQSGAPMHNPPLLETLAFDPILGKCKLIAEAWDAGGLYQVGSFPSWDRWAEWNGKYRDDVRKFLKGDPGMTGAISQRVAGSPDLYHWGGRGTRATINFITCHDGFTLMDMVSYNQKHNEANGENNNDGGNDNQSWNCGCEGDTTDPEILRLRHKQIKNAVTLLLVSQGVPMILSGDEFGNTQFGNNNAYCQDCEISWLDWTMLKKNKDLFEYFQKMIAFRRNHSALRSSRHFQYRDYLGSGYPDISWHGVKAWQPDFSEGSRLFAFMLCGKHARQGQEPDNMIYVAMNMHWEMHGFELPKLPAGLSWHAAVNTDMASPYDIWKPGTEPRLDNGEVLVGPRSIMILIGK; this is encoded by the coding sequence ATGGACAGAATCGATATTTTCCCGACCGATACCTGGGGCGATTTTCGCTTAAGACCCGGAAAACCGATGCCTTTCGGGGCAACTATTGTTCCAGGCGGAGTTAATTTCTCGGTGTATTCCACAGGAGCCTATTCCTGCGAGCTGGTGCTGTTCAAAAAACACGAGCCGAAACCGCACGCGATAATTCCGTTCCCTGACAAATACAGGATCGGACATGTCTTTGCCATGATCGTGTTCGATCTGGATTACGAGGAATACGAATATGCCTATCGGATGGATGGCCCGTTTGAACCGTCCAGCGGACATCGGTTCGACAAGACCAAATTCCTGATGGACCCCTATGCCGCAATGATCGGGGAGCGGGATGTCTGGGGAACTGAACCGGACTGGAGCAACCAGTATCAGCACAGAGCCCGCATTGTGCAGGACGATTTCGACTGGGAAGGAGACAGCCCGAAAGAGATTCCCATGGAAGAGCTGCTGATTTACGAAATGCATGTGCGAGGTTTCACCAGGCACGAATCCTCGGGCTTGAAATATCCAGGCACTTATGCGGCAATCAGGGAGAAAATCCCTTATCTGAAAAAGCTGGGCGTCAACTGCCTGGAACTGATGCCGATCCACGAATTCGACGAATTCGAAAATTGCCGGAAGACTGCCGACGGCAGAAGGCTTTTAAATTACTGGGGATACAGCAATGTCGGATTCTTCGCTCCCAAAGCCGGCTATGCAGCGACCGGAAAGTATGGAATGCAGGTCGATGAACTCAAAACCATGATCAAGGATCTGCATAAAAACGGGATTGAAGTGATTCTGGATGTAGTGTTCAATCATACTGCCGAAGGCAATGAAAACGGGCCTTACATCTCATACAAAGGGATAGACAATAAAACTTACTATATACTTACTCCGGACGGACATTACTATAATTTCAGCGGTTGCGGAAACACCCTCAACTGCAATCATCCTGTAGTACGCAACATGATCCTGGACTGCCTCAGGTACTGGGTAGTGGAATATCATGTCGACGGTTTCCGCTTCGATCTGGCTGCGATTCTGGGCCGGGATCAGAGCGGGGCTCCGATGCACAATCCTCCGCTGCTGGAAACCCTTGCTTTTGACCCGATCCTGGGCAAATGCAAGCTGATCGCGGAAGCCTGGGATGCCGGCGGCCTTTATCAGGTAGGTTCTTTTCCCTCCTGGGATCGCTGGGCTGAATGGAACGGGAAATACAGGGACGATGTGCGGAAATTTCTGAAAGGCGACCCTGGCATGACCGGAGCGATTTCTCAACGGGTCGCAGGCTCTCCGGACCTCTATCACTGGGGCGGACGCGGAACAAGGGCTACCATCAACTTCATCACCTGTCACGACGGTTTCACCCTGATGGACATGGTTTCTTATAATCAGAAGCATAATGAAGCGAACGGTGAAAATAATAATGACGGGGGCAATGACAATCAGAGCTGGAACTGCGGCTGTGAAGGCGACACAACTGATCCGGAAATATTGCGCCTGCGTCATAAGCAGATCAAGAATGCAGTGACACTTCTGCTTGTCAGCCAGGGAGTTCCCATGATCCTTTCAGGGGATGAATTCGGGAACACCCAGTTCGGCAACAATAATGCCTATTGCCAGGACTGTGAAATTTCCTGGCTGGACTGGACAATGCTGAAAAAGAACAAGGACTTGTTTGAGTATTTCCAGAAAATGATCGCTTTCCGCAGAAACCACTCTGCTTTGCGCAGCAGCAGGCACTTCCAGTACCGGGATTATCTGGGCAGCGGATACCCGGACATTTCCTGGCACGGCGTCAAAGCCTGGCAGCCGGATTTTTCAGAAGGAAGCAGGCTGTTCGCTTTCATGCTCTGCGGCAAACATGCGAGGCAAGGGCAGGAACCGGACAATATGATTTATGTGGCAATGAACATGCACTGGGAAATGCATGGATTTGAACTCCCGAAACTTCCGGCCGGCCTCTCCTGGCATGCAGCTGTCAACACAGACATGGCATCTCCTTACGACATCTGGAAACCCGGCACAGAACCCAGGCTTGATAATGGGGAAGTTCTCGTGGGTCCAAGATCAATCATGATTCTGATCGGAAAATAA
- a CDS encoding AGE family epimerase/isomerase, producing the protein MKNMNFEFSDTIAGYVTALDKEKKQFCIKTNDSRDFTVKLSANCYAQITRNLEEPYLDATGSMLELLKPGQYVFTYGTFYPQAGEHVFEAQSINFPGRKLEKYRFEEADWWIKQARSIADFFIKAQFGSPDTIDYVKYRTVINLSGGQPVGTHRQETDTISRLVYGFASTYLLTGEDRFLEAAEKGTKYLRDHMRFYDVDENIVYWYHGIDITGDKEDHKVFTSEFGDDYDAVPMYEQIYALAGPTQTYRVNGDPLIMKDIRMTIDLFDRFFLDKKNGGYFSHVDPITMDPMSESLGPNKGRKNWNSIGDHAPAFLINLLLASGEEKHKKFLINCADWIVDHFPDYEHSPFVQEKFLHDWSHDQTWGWQQDRGVVGHNLKIAWNLMRIYSINPDKKYLELAEKIADIMPEVGMDKQRAGWYDVMERKLKPGEEFHRFAWHDRKAWWQQEQGILAYQILWGVLKKDKYLKLARESAAFYNAFYLDHNDGSVYFNVLNNGIPYLLGTERFKGSHSMSGYHSIELSYLAQVYTNLLSTGQPLDLHFKPHVNAFSDNLLRVQPDILPQGSIRISEVWVDGREWKSFDADKLTVSLPNVDHRPKIKVRVIPVK; encoded by the coding sequence ATGAAGAACATGAATTTTGAGTTCTCGGATACCATTGCAGGGTATGTGACTGCTCTTGACAAAGAAAAAAAGCAGTTCTGCATCAAAACCAATGACAGCAGGGATTTCACAGTCAAACTATCCGCAAACTGCTACGCCCAGATCACCAGAAACCTGGAAGAGCCTTATCTGGACGCTACAGGCTCGATGCTGGAACTGTTAAAACCAGGGCAGTATGTTTTCACATACGGTACATTTTATCCCCAGGCCGGGGAGCATGTGTTTGAAGCCCAGTCGATCAATTTCCCGGGTAGAAAACTGGAGAAATATCGTTTTGAAGAAGCAGACTGGTGGATCAAACAGGCCAGAAGCATCGCGGATTTCTTCATCAAGGCTCAATTCGGCAGCCCTGACACGATCGATTATGTCAAATACAGGACAGTAATCAATCTCTCAGGCGGACAGCCGGTTGGAACCCACCGCCAGGAAACTGACACGATCTCCCGCCTGGTCTATGGTTTTGCTTCCACCTATCTGCTGACAGGAGAAGACAGATTCCTGGAAGCAGCGGAAAAGGGGACCAAGTATCTGAGAGATCACATGCGTTTTTATGATGTGGATGAAAACATTGTCTACTGGTACCACGGCATTGATATTACCGGGGACAAAGAGGACCACAAGGTTTTCACCTCTGAATTCGGCGATGATTATGACGCTGTCCCCATGTACGAGCAGATCTATGCCCTGGCCGGGCCGACACAGACATACCGGGTGAACGGCGACCCCCTGATCATGAAAGACATCAGGATGACTATCGATCTGTTTGACCGTTTTTTCCTGGATAAAAAGAACGGCGGTTATTTTTCCCATGTGGATCCGATCACCATGGATCCGATGAGTGAAAGCCTGGGTCCTAACAAAGGCCGGAAAAATTGGAATTCCATCGGCGATCATGCCCCTGCTTTCCTGATCAACCTGTTACTGGCAAGCGGCGAAGAAAAGCACAAGAAATTCCTGATAAACTGCGCAGACTGGATTGTGGATCATTTCCCGGATTACGAACACTCTCCATTTGTCCAGGAAAAATTTCTGCACGACTGGAGCCATGACCAGACCTGGGGCTGGCAGCAGGACAGAGGCGTTGTCGGGCACAATCTCAAGATCGCCTGGAACCTGATGAGAATTTACAGCATCAACCCGGACAAAAAGTATCTGGAGCTGGCTGAGAAAATAGCTGACATCATGCCTGAAGTCGGCATGGATAAGCAGCGGGCTGGCTGGTATGATGTGATGGAGCGAAAACTGAAACCAGGCGAAGAATTCCACAGATTCGCCTGGCACGACCGCAAGGCATGGTGGCAGCAGGAACAGGGAATTTTAGCCTACCAGATCCTCTGGGGAGTGCTCAAGAAAGACAAATATCTCAAACTGGCCCGCGAATCCGCAGCCTTCTATAACGCATTTTACCTGGACCATAACGATGGCTCAGTTTATTTCAATGTGCTGAACAACGGCATTCCATATCTGCTGGGAACCGAAAGATTCAAAGGCAGCCATTCCATGAGCGGATATCATTCGATCGAGCTTTCCTACCTGGCCCAGGTTTACACCAACCTGCTCAGCACAGGCCAGCCGCTTGACCTGCACTTCAAGCCTCATGTGAACGCTTTTTCAGACAATCTGCTCAGGGTACAGCCCGACATTCTTCCTCAGGGAAGCATCAGGATTTCCGAAGTCTGGGTGGACGGCAGGGAATGGAAAAGTTTCGATGCCGATAAACTGACAGTCAGCCTGCCGAATGTTGATCACAGACCCAAGATTAAAGTGCGCGTGATTCCAGTCAAGTAA
- a CDS encoding VOC family protein encodes MASSFLHFGLTCSDPGKIEDFYCRFFGFVRVQVMRPGADQIVIIRSGSLSLELFQASEKSGLPRPGEDGCKYPGWRHLCFSVDDLEKKLLEIGSAAEITLGPLDLGEMIPGMKICWIADPEGNIIELNQGYKETLI; translated from the coding sequence ATGGCTTCATCTTTTTTGCATTTCGGATTGACCTGCAGCGACCCCGGCAAAATTGAGGATTTTTATTGCCGCTTCTTTGGATTTGTAAGAGTGCAGGTCATGAGGCCCGGAGCCGATCAGATCGTGATCATCAGATCAGGTTCACTTTCACTGGAACTTTTCCAAGCGTCGGAAAAGTCGGGTCTTCCCAGACCAGGTGAAGACGGCTGCAAATATCCGGGCTGGCGGCATCTCTGCTTTTCAGTGGACGACCTGGAGAAAAAGCTTCTGGAAATCGGCTCAGCCGCAGAAATCACCCTTGGCCCGCTCGACCTCGGGGAGATGATCCCAGGCATGAAAATCTGCTGGATCGCTGATCCTGAAGGCAATATCATTGAGCTGAATCAGGGATATAAAGAAACACTGATTTAG
- a CDS encoding response regulator transcription factor, producing MKRITVLLADDHTIVRQGFRALLALESDIEVVGEAQTGRQAVELTKKLQPAVVVMDIGMPILNGLEAARQILKDVPDTKVIILSVHSDDAYIEQVHALGLSGYLVKQTSAEILARAIREVLKGNIFFSPSISDRIQKQYKKTSGQKNEPLKKINTSLTSREVEVLQQIAEGKANKQIAAELKISIKTVEKHRSSLMEKLDIHDTAGLTRYAISMKIIENNTQITIL from the coding sequence ATGAAACGGATCACTGTGCTCCTTGCAGATGATCACACGATAGTTAGGCAGGGGTTTCGGGCTTTACTGGCCCTTGAATCGGATATTGAAGTGGTCGGCGAAGCTCAGACCGGCCGCCAGGCTGTAGAGCTGACAAAAAAACTTCAGCCTGCGGTGGTCGTGATGGACATCGGAATGCCGATCCTGAATGGCCTGGAAGCAGCCAGGCAGATACTTAAAGACGTACCTGATACCAAGGTGATCATACTCTCAGTGCACAGCGACGACGCCTATATCGAACAAGTGCATGCGTTAGGCCTGTCCGGATATCTGGTCAAGCAGACCTCAGCCGAAATCCTGGCCAGGGCGATCCGGGAAGTTTTGAAAGGGAACATTTTTTTCAGTCCCTCCATTTCTGATCGTATTCAAAAGCAATACAAGAAAACCTCAGGTCAGAAGAACGAACCGCTCAAGAAAATAAACACTTCACTAACTTCACGGGAGGTGGAAGTGCTGCAACAGATTGCTGAGGGCAAGGCCAACAAACAGATCGCAGCTGAACTTAAAATCAGCATTAAAACAGTGGAAAAGCACCGGAGCAGCCTGATGGAGAAACTCGACATCCACGACACAGCCGGTCTCACCCGTTATGCCATCTCCATGAAAATCATTGAAAATAATACTCAGATTACAATTCTCTAG
- a CDS encoding response regulator produces the protein MVHFIFFFKTHFFQILSLLLVIALFFAVFILYRKIDAISKRAGVLAHDFQNHFWGILLQTEIALEEPTAVKKDEHLKLINTAAKEARKSVESLKALSHMTLKAASSEAKIIKAEQIPEADFSGIVLLVDDEEIFRRTSGKMLSILGFQVLTAEDGLKALEIYRAQWKDIRLVLIDMQQPKMNGKEIFKKLKESNPLVKVIFMSGILPDQDLASLAREGAVFLQKPFEPNDLSAAIVKSL, from the coding sequence ATGGTTCATTTCATCTTTTTTTTCAAAACACATTTTTTCCAGATACTATCCTTGTTGCTGGTGATTGCTCTGTTCTTCGCAGTCTTCATCCTGTACCGGAAAATTGACGCCATCTCAAAGAGGGCCGGAGTCCTTGCCCATGACTTCCAGAATCATTTCTGGGGGATTCTGCTGCAGACTGAAATTGCTCTGGAAGAACCAACTGCAGTAAAAAAAGACGAGCATCTGAAGTTGATCAACACAGCCGCTAAAGAGGCCAGAAAATCGGTAGAATCATTGAAGGCACTGTCCCACATGACTCTGAAAGCTGCCAGTTCCGAAGCTAAAATTATAAAGGCAGAACAGATTCCAGAAGCGGATTTTTCCGGGATTGTGCTGCTGGTTGATGATGAGGAGATTTTCCGCCGCACCAGCGGAAAAATGCTCTCAATCCTCGGATTCCAAGTTCTCACTGCAGAGGATGGGCTGAAAGCTCTTGAGATTTATCGCGCTCAGTGGAAAGACATCAGGCTGGTGCTGATCGACATGCAGCAGCCGAAAATGAATGGGAAGGAAATATTTAAGAAATTGAAGGAATCCAATCCTCTGGTCAAAGTCATTTTCATGTCAGGCATTCTCCCGGATCAAGATCTCGCGAGCCTTGCCAGGGAAGGAGCTGTGTTCCTTCAGAAGCCCTTTGAACCGAATGATCTTTCAGCTGCCATTGTTAAAAGTTTGTAG
- a CDS encoding response regulator transcription factor: MAIDVIIADDHAIVRAGIKSVIEKKAIDIRVIGEASNGEELLKLARTSPADVYILDISMPLLNGIQAVSEILKINPQSKVIILSMHDSRSFVEKALQAGAKGYILKDNASEEIVPGIREVTSNRFYLSPPISNFIVEGFLNRDSQAGKNSNELTLREREVLQLIAEGFSNKEIASRMRLALNTVNAHRKNIMEKLNIHKQADLIRYAIKEGLVEP; encoded by the coding sequence ATGGCTATCGATGTGATCATCGCCGACGACCATGCCATAGTCAGGGCTGGGATCAAGTCAGTCATCGAAAAAAAGGCCATTGACATCCGTGTGATCGGGGAAGCCTCCAATGGCGAAGAACTGCTGAAACTTGCTCGTACCAGCCCGGCTGATGTCTATATTTTGGATATTTCCATGCCTCTTTTAAACGGAATTCAGGCAGTGAGTGAAATTCTCAAGATCAACCCACAAAGCAAGGTGATTATTCTGTCCATGCACGACAGCAGGTCTTTCGTGGAAAAGGCGCTGCAGGCCGGCGCCAAAGGTTATATCCTGAAAGACAACGCCTCAGAGGAAATCGTGCCTGGAATCCGCGAGGTAACCAGCAACAGGTTTTATCTGTCACCGCCGATTTCCAATTTCATTGTGGAGGGTTTTCTCAACAGGGACTCCCAGGCCGGGAAGAATTCCAACGAACTGACCCTGCGGGAGCGGGAAGTGCTGCAGTTGATCGCAGAAGGCTTCAGCAACAAGGAAATCGCGTCAAGAATGAGGCTCGCCCTCAACACTGTGAATGCTCACAGGAAAAACATCATGGAAAAACTGAATATTCACAAACAGGCAGACCTGATCCGCTATGCGATCAAGGAAGGCCTGGTCGAACCTTAA
- a CDS encoding DUF4402 domain-containing protein, translated as MEIRTFRVVLLAIFAILFDFSQIQAENHFCFSAKVLPACSAIAVSHLVAVSAQVPDTAREIRVPPVNCATESGQAAAFKISGSDFNCMLTIQEASVSLGSSRDRIAADEFLLSTGGPGTDRICSVSHGNSSLTVFVGCTLHLSAGQAEGSYTGSNSLIVSYN; from the coding sequence ATGGAAATCAGAACATTCAGAGTAGTCTTACTGGCTATTTTTGCAATTTTATTCGATTTTTCACAGATTCAGGCTGAAAACCATTTCTGCTTTTCAGCAAAAGTGCTCCCTGCGTGCTCTGCGATTGCCGTATCTCACCTGGTCGCGGTTTCGGCCCAAGTCCCGGACACAGCCAGGGAAATTCGGGTTCCACCCGTAAACTGCGCTACTGAATCCGGCCAAGCTGCGGCATTCAAAATCAGCGGATCTGATTTCAACTGCATGCTCACGATTCAGGAAGCTTCAGTCAGCCTCGGAAGCAGCAGGGACAGAATAGCTGCTGATGAATTCCTGCTCAGCACAGGAGGGCCTGGAACGGACCGGATTTGCTCAGTATCACATGGAAATAGTTCTTTGACTGTTTTTGTAGGCTGCACTCTGCATCTCTCGGCCGGTCAGGCTGAAGGTTCCTACACAGGGTCAAATTCACTGATTGTCAGTTACAATTAA
- a CDS encoding DUF4402 domain-containing protein: MFKKTTVMILMFALFSPAMLYAKHSPVSSPFSFSLKVQPAISITLVGNMAFSAVSVPAAATDVILLPLASNTNGNGSAASFTVTGKAGEYFTASVQNATTVLGIGEALANPMSADSFLIGEGGAGSYPYIGTFGVSNTIYVGCTLHMTASQAAGDYAGSNSLLVSYN; this comes from the coding sequence ATGTTTAAGAAAACCACAGTCATGATCCTGATGTTCGCTCTCTTTTCTCCTGCAATGCTGTATGCCAAGCACTCTCCTGTTTCTTCTCCTTTCAGTTTCTCATTAAAAGTCCAGCCTGCGATCTCCATCACCCTGGTCGGTAACATGGCATTCTCAGCCGTCTCAGTACCGGCAGCGGCTACAGATGTAATACTCCTTCCCTTGGCCAGCAATACCAACGGAAACGGCAGTGCGGCTTCATTTACAGTTACTGGAAAAGCTGGTGAATATTTCACAGCCTCTGTCCAGAATGCTACAACAGTTCTCGGTATCGGCGAAGCGCTGGCTAACCCCATGTCAGCCGACAGTTTTCTGATCGGCGAAGGCGGAGCAGGCTCATATCCTTACATAGGCACTTTCGGAGTTAGTAACACAATTTATGTAGGCTGCACGCTGCATATGACGGCCTCCCAGGCAGCTGGCGACTACGCTGGCTCGAACAGCCTGCTCGTAAGCTACAACTGA